Proteins encoded together in one Oceanobacillus iheyensis HTE831 window:
- the ezrA gene encoding septation ring formation regulator EzrA, which translates to MVFVISVILAIIVILTIGLILRKRIYDKVDHQEKWKMDIMARDVAQQISKIKSLNLSGETQEKFELWKGRWEHIITKELPDIEDHLFDAEDAADKFRMKRANNILTEGDQKLQNIEVKIEEILEELDELLSSEKTSREEVAQIVPTIKLLRKTLSQSRYQYGKAEKFFDKKLDEFDTQLATYEDNVESGDYLEANRLIQVLKEEIAEFEIKMEQFPEILRRCKQDLPSQLEQVLAGLQEMKNDGYRVKHFGFDKEIITYQDQLKNLQQQIEQGDITDVSTKLDEIEERITEMYESLEGEAIAKNYLEQRIPEYEKSISEIAATYDDTKLEVEELQKAYFVENNDMERFFTIGKTISTLREQLKELHKEMDDDQKSHSDLQNIVEDGFDKIEQLEEQHEEFKKSIENLRKDEMEAREKLIEMRRQLYELNRKIKKSNIPGVPGFIWTRFETASAKNSQVVDVLEDYPLDIAKVQHALSEAKQAVDQTHEQIDIMLDQAYLTEQVIQYANRYRSQQPDLNGKLKEAERLFRNYEYELSLEHAAKAIEEIEPGALKRIEENQLTLNR; encoded by the coding sequence ATGGTTTTCGTCATCAGCGTCATTTTAGCAATTATTGTAATATTAACCATTGGACTTATTCTAAGAAAACGAATTTATGACAAAGTAGACCATCAAGAAAAGTGGAAAATGGATATTATGGCAAGGGATGTAGCACAACAAATAAGTAAGATTAAAAGCCTTAATTTGTCCGGAGAAACACAAGAAAAATTTGAACTTTGGAAAGGTCGCTGGGAGCATATCATTACAAAGGAACTTCCAGACATTGAAGATCATTTATTTGATGCAGAAGATGCAGCGGATAAATTTAGAATGAAAAGAGCGAACAATATCTTAACTGAAGGAGACCAGAAACTTCAAAATATTGAAGTTAAAATAGAAGAAATACTTGAGGAATTAGATGAATTGTTAAGCTCTGAAAAAACGAGCAGAGAAGAGGTTGCTCAAATTGTTCCTACAATTAAACTTCTTCGTAAAACACTTTCGCAATCGAGATATCAATATGGGAAAGCAGAGAAATTTTTTGATAAAAAGTTGGATGAGTTTGATACTCAACTGGCTACATATGAAGATAATGTTGAATCAGGAGATTACTTAGAAGCTAATAGACTAATACAGGTCTTAAAAGAAGAAATTGCTGAGTTTGAAATCAAGATGGAGCAATTCCCAGAAATCTTAAGAAGGTGTAAGCAGGATTTACCATCTCAGTTAGAACAAGTTTTAGCAGGTCTCCAAGAGATGAAAAATGACGGCTATCGCGTAAAGCATTTTGGATTTGATAAAGAAATTATTACATACCAAGATCAGCTCAAGAATTTACAACAGCAAATAGAACAAGGTGATATTACCGATGTTTCAACTAAATTGGACGAGATAGAAGAACGTATTACCGAAATGTATGAATCTCTTGAAGGAGAAGCTATTGCTAAAAATTATTTAGAGCAGCGTATACCAGAGTATGAGAAATCAATTAGCGAAATTGCCGCTACTTATGATGATACAAAATTGGAAGTTGAGGAATTACAGAAAGCTTATTTTGTAGAAAATAATGATATGGAACGATTTTTTACCATCGGAAAAACCATTTCTACTTTAAGAGAACAATTAAAAGAACTTCACAAAGAAATGGATGACGATCAAAAATCACATTCCGATTTACAAAATATAGTTGAAGATGGATTTGATAAAATTGAACAGCTTGAAGAACAGCATGAAGAATTTAAAAAATCTATTGAAAACCTTAGAAAAGATGAAATGGAAGCAAGAGAAAAGCTTATAGAGATGCGAAGACAACTTTATGAGTTGAATAGAAAGATAAAAAAGAGTAATATACCAGGTGTACCAGGATTTATTTGGACAAGATTTGAAACGGCTTCTGCAAAGAATAGTCAAGTAGTAGATGTCTTAGAAGATTATCCATTAGATATTGCGAAAGTGCAACATGCATTATCGGAAGCAAAACAAGCGGTTGATCAAACACATGAGCAAATTGATATTATGCTTGATCAAGCATACCTAACGGAACAAGTGATTCAATATGCGAACCGTTATCGTAGCCAACAACCAGATTTAAATGGAAAATTAAAAGAGGCTGAGCGATTATTCCGGAATTATGAATATGAATTATCTTTAGAGCATGCTGCAAAAGCAATTGAAGAAATTGAGCCTGGAGCATTAAAGCGAATTGAAGAGAATCAACTAACTTTGAATAGATAG
- the refZ gene encoding forespore capture DNA-binding protein RefZ yields MKNNLTKQKVVDAASSLFFQKGFHGTSVRDIADKAAVNVSLISYYFNGKQGLLEYAVTAYYEAYLQSVEATLEEVAPLSPKDQLHQLIFTIIHYKQSYHQLTCFIQRELSLDSVFVREMAVTYLAKENYYIQKTFYDALSNKVQSDEKTYLLMQLKGMLITPYILHSEWKDQIIGEYSHQQFIKKYVRTIQKWLDFVLVNKNEKDFIHSGNKPS; encoded by the coding sequence ATGAAAAATAATCTGACAAAACAAAAAGTTGTTGACGCCGCTTCGTCATTGTTCTTTCAAAAAGGATTTCATGGAACCTCGGTTCGAGACATAGCAGACAAGGCTGCTGTCAATGTATCTTTAATAAGTTATTACTTTAATGGGAAGCAAGGGCTTTTAGAGTATGCAGTCACAGCATATTATGAAGCGTACCTACAAAGTGTTGAAGCTACACTAGAGGAAGTAGCGCCTCTAAGTCCAAAAGATCAATTGCACCAATTAATTTTTACTATTATACATTATAAGCAATCCTATCATCAATTAACGTGCTTTATACAACGAGAACTCTCTCTGGATTCGGTGTTTGTTAGGGAAATGGCAGTTACTTATTTGGCAAAAGAGAATTATTATATTCAGAAAACCTTTTATGATGCTCTTTCTAATAAAGTTCAATCCGATGAGAAAACGTATTTGTTAATGCAATTGAAAGGTATGTTAATTACACCATATATATTGCATAGTGAGTGGAAAGACCAAATTATTGGCGAATATTCTCACCAACAATTTATTAAAAAATATGTAAGAACAATTCAAAAGTGGCTGGATTTTGTTTTGGTTAATAAAAATGAAAAAGATTTTATACATTCTGGTAACAAACCTTCTTAA
- a CDS encoding GAF domain-containing protein, with the protein MFEQKNYSGEKAKDYELLIKQLDALSEGENNKIALLSNASALLNQFLTEVNWVGFYLWEENELILGPFQGLPACIRIPYGKGVCGTAVSEQQTQRVDDVHAFPGHIACDGATNSEIVVPITINNQIYGVLDIDSPINNRFDEEDQYFLEKFVLHLTKHLQ; encoded by the coding sequence ATGTTTGAACAAAAAAATTATTCTGGTGAAAAAGCAAAAGATTATGAACTACTGATTAAACAACTTGATGCATTATCTGAAGGTGAAAATAATAAAATCGCATTATTATCAAATGCCTCTGCATTATTAAACCAATTCTTAACCGAAGTAAATTGGGTAGGTTTTTATCTTTGGGAAGAAAACGAACTCATCCTGGGGCCTTTTCAAGGTTTACCAGCATGCATACGAATTCCATATGGAAAGGGAGTATGTGGTACGGCTGTCTCTGAGCAACAGACACAGAGAGTTGATGATGTTCACGCCTTTCCTGGTCATATTGCTTGTGATGGTGCCACTAATTCAGAAATCGTAGTACCTATCACCATCAATAACCAAATCTATGGAGTACTTGATATTGATAGCCCGATTAACAATCGTTTTGATGAAGAAGACCAATATTTCTTAGAAAAGTTTGTACTGCATTTAACAAAACACTTACAGTAG
- a CDS encoding M24 family metallopeptidase, which translates to MNHNSKVQLRNIQLPKTFSEVDPVYLTETTMEHRKKKILERMKEDKFDSLIIYADKEHGNNFEYLTGFIPRFEEGLLVLKKSGQASYILGNENLKMPKHSRLQGNLYHYPLFSLSNQPMNNEKSLVSIFNEIDFSNDKKIGLIGWKMFTSTQYDNSTIFDIPYFIVDAVRNICTEVNEIVNAAYLFIGGDKGARTINNANEIAHYEYGANLSSTSMLKAMNAVEVGVKESHLGNLLNADGQTNNVVTIAATGVRFENANLYPTSKQVSLGDTLSLTTGYKGGLSSRAGFVVESAEQLPNKQRDYLERVVIPYFKAVVFWLENIRIGMQGGEFYKMIEDVYPKEENHWHLNPGHLVADEEWMSSPIYPSSKEILKSGMIFQVDIIPSIPGYGGVSAEECIALADEDLRGQIKNGYTDLWGRIEERRNYIANELGILLPEHVLPLSNLVAYLRPFLLNKSAALTCVE; encoded by the coding sequence ATGAATCACAATTCAAAAGTACAACTTAGAAATATTCAATTACCAAAAACTTTTAGTGAGGTTGATCCAGTATACCTAACTGAAACTACGATGGAACATAGAAAGAAAAAAATTTTAGAACGAATGAAAGAAGATAAGTTTGACTCTCTGATAATTTATGCAGATAAGGAGCACGGGAATAATTTTGAGTATTTAACTGGATTTATTCCTAGATTTGAAGAAGGTTTGCTAGTACTCAAGAAATCAGGACAAGCATCTTACATCCTAGGCAATGAAAACTTGAAAATGCCAAAACATTCGCGTCTCCAAGGAAATCTTTATCACTACCCGCTATTTTCATTGAGTAATCAACCGATGAATAATGAAAAAAGTCTGGTCTCAATATTCAATGAAATCGATTTCTCAAATGATAAAAAAATTGGACTGATTGGATGGAAAATGTTTACCTCAACTCAATATGACAATTCTACAATCTTTGATATACCATATTTTATTGTTGATGCTGTTCGTAACATTTGTACTGAAGTAAATGAAATTGTGAATGCAGCATATTTATTTATTGGGGGAGATAAGGGAGCAAGGACCATTAACAATGCTAATGAAATTGCTCACTATGAATATGGTGCTAACTTGTCTTCAACTAGTATGCTTAAAGCGATGAATGCTGTTGAAGTGGGGGTGAAGGAAAGTCATTTAGGAAATTTGTTAAATGCTGATGGTCAAACAAACAATGTGGTTACAATTGCAGCTACTGGAGTAAGGTTTGAAAATGCAAATCTTTATCCTACAAGTAAACAAGTTTCTTTAGGAGACACACTTTCGCTTACTACAGGTTATAAAGGTGGACTATCTAGTAGAGCTGGGTTTGTGGTTGAAAGCGCAGAACAACTACCTAATAAACAAAGAGACTATCTGGAAAGAGTAGTAATTCCATACTTTAAGGCTGTGGTATTTTGGCTAGAAAACATTCGTATTGGAATGCAGGGTGGAGAGTTTTATAAAATGATTGAAGATGTATATCCAAAGGAAGAGAATCATTGGCATCTAAACCCAGGGCATCTAGTCGCTGATGAAGAATGGATGTCATCCCCGATATATCCATCTTCAAAAGAGATTTTAAAAAGCGGAATGATATTTCAGGTAGATATTATTCCCTCTATACCCGGTTATGGAGGAGTAAGTGCAGAAGAGTGTATAGCTCTAGCCGATGAGGATCTACGAGGTCAAATTAAGAATGGGTATACAGATTTATGGGGACGAATCGAAGAGCGTAGAAATTATATAGCGAACGAGTTAGGAATTCTTCTACCAGAACATGTATTGCCGCTTTCTAATTTGGTGGCCTATCTTCGACCGTTTTTATTAAATAAATCAGCAGCATTAACATGTGTTGAATAG
- a CDS encoding sensor domain-containing diguanylate cyclase, whose amino-acid sequence MIILHVSNQSRSKFIEQLYRNMSDFIENKNLNWIPSLIDTIGTYLNCRDITVYEWNESESCYYLNYHSNNNKVPYVLMANHFEVVHDKSTIILKLDSYLCPWVIIINNTPNDSMDQLKVNIVKIEVNKFLSTFASISHNIHMSLFNNRLLELNNELSGSTHSSFVFQKITEVIQSAFHDITVTYLVTQDFTVPDHINVKIMTWNDATLSREVKQTFMSGLMQFDNDNSTVYLPITGKQGNYGVIEMQGSLINGMNNNEKYFLTEVAKVCGKSLETAFLFQHSRNKIDQLTMINQTTNHLNSRLDFREIINTLKDQFASYSSDSTFAILPLDGNYAATSVGNDSYFEKEEGMLFLDNLKTYTKNYEETFFSGNFKDNEPASIFQSVMAVPMKHENSLIGIVFIGHKDEYQYDYHQYKLMESMIQHSVVAFANSLQKEQLTKALAVDHLTGLYSRKYLEETVTNHMQEGNKGALMLFDIDDFKRVNDSYGHLIGDQVLIQVAEALQEVVADNYIAARWGGEELAIYAKQISLEEAIRISKEACEIVEHTTNPRVTISSGVSSWSSDENDTANTIWERSDKALYEAKELGKNKVVYK is encoded by the coding sequence GTGATTATTTTGCACGTTTCGAATCAATCACGAAGTAAATTTATAGAACAGCTATACCGTAATATGTCTGATTTTATTGAAAATAAGAATTTAAATTGGATTCCTTCATTAATCGATACAATTGGTACGTATTTAAACTGTAGGGATATTACGGTTTATGAGTGGAATGAAAGTGAATCTTGTTATTATTTAAATTACCATTCTAATAATAATAAAGTACCTTATGTATTAATGGCAAATCATTTTGAAGTTGTTCATGATAAATCAACTATAATTTTAAAGTTAGATTCCTATTTATGCCCTTGGGTTATTATTATAAATAATACTCCGAACGATAGCATGGATCAATTAAAAGTCAATATTGTAAAAATAGAAGTCAACAAATTTCTTAGTACTTTTGCATCTATTTCACATAATATACATATGTCTCTATTCAATAATCGGCTTTTGGAATTAAATAATGAATTATCAGGTTCCACTCACAGTTCATTTGTATTCCAAAAAATAACTGAAGTTATCCAATCAGCATTCCATGATATTACAGTAACCTATTTGGTAACTCAGGATTTTACCGTTCCTGATCATATAAACGTAAAAATAATGACTTGGAATGACGCGACACTCAGTAGAGAAGTGAAACAAACTTTTATGAGCGGTCTTATGCAATTTGATAATGATAATTCAACCGTTTACTTACCTATTACGGGTAAGCAAGGTAACTATGGAGTTATTGAAATGCAAGGAAGCCTTATAAATGGAATGAATAATAATGAAAAATATTTTTTGACTGAAGTTGCAAAAGTGTGTGGTAAATCGTTAGAAACAGCTTTTTTATTTCAACATTCTAGAAATAAAATCGATCAATTAACGATGATAAATCAAACAACTAATCATTTAAATTCTAGATTAGATTTTCGTGAGATTATTAATACGTTAAAGGATCAGTTTGCTTCTTATTCTTCAGACTCTACTTTTGCTATCTTACCGTTAGATGGTAATTATGCTGCAACAAGTGTAGGTAATGATTCGTACTTTGAAAAAGAAGAAGGAATGTTGTTTCTTGATAACTTGAAAACCTATACGAAAAATTATGAAGAAACATTTTTTAGTGGTAATTTTAAAGATAATGAGCCTGCTTCTATATTTCAATCAGTTATGGCAGTTCCCATGAAACATGAAAATAGCTTAATTGGAATTGTATTTATAGGACATAAAGATGAATATCAATATGATTATCATCAATATAAATTAATGGAAAGTATGATACAGCATTCAGTAGTAGCTTTTGCAAATTCATTGCAGAAAGAACAGCTTACAAAAGCATTGGCTGTAGATCATCTAACTGGACTATACTCGAGGAAATATTTAGAAGAAACGGTAACTAATCATATGCAAGAAGGAAATAAAGGTGCGTTAATGCTATTTGATATTGATGATTTCAAACGAGTAAATGACTCGTATGGACATTTAATTGGAGATCAAGTGCTAATTCAAGTTGCAGAGGCCTTACAGGAAGTAGTAGCGGATAATTATATAGCTGCTAGGTGGGGGGGAGAAGAGCTTGCTATATATGCTAAGCAAATTTCTCTTGAAGAAGCAATAAGAATTTCTAAAGAAGCTTGTGAGATTGTAGAGCATACAACCAATCCACGTGTGACAATTTCTTCGGGAGTATCATCTTGGTCAAGTGATGAAAATGATACTGCAAACACGATATGGGAAAGATCTGACAAAGCTTTGTACGAAGCAAAGGAACTCGGGAAGAATAAAGTGGTATATAAATAG
- the rpsD gene encoding 30S ribosomal protein S4, whose translation MARYTGSVWKKSRRLGISLTGTGKELDKRPYAPGQHGPNQRRKLSEYGLQMQEKQKLRFMYGLNERQFRTLFDKAGKMKGIHGENFMILLESRLDNLVYRLGLARTRRQARQLVNHGHVTVDGGRVDIPSYAIKPGQVIGLREKSKNLDVVKEALEANSFVPEYTSFDADKMEGSYTRFPERSELPAEINEQLIVEFYSR comes from the coding sequence ATGGCACGATATACTGGATCCGTATGGAAAAAATCCCGTCGTCTTGGCATTTCATTAACTGGAACTGGTAAGGAATTAGATAAGCGCCCTTACGCTCCTGGTCAACATGGACCGAACCAACGCAGAAAACTATCAGAATATGGCTTGCAAATGCAAGAGAAGCAAAAATTACGCTTCATGTATGGATTGAACGAACGTCAATTCCGCACACTATTCGATAAAGCTGGAAAAATGAAAGGTATTCATGGTGAGAACTTCATGATTCTTCTTGAATCTCGTCTTGACAACCTTGTTTATCGTTTAGGACTTGCACGTACTCGTAGACAAGCTCGTCAGCTTGTAAATCACGGTCATGTAACTGTTGATGGTGGACGTGTAGATATTCCATCTTATGCTATTAAACCAGGTCAAGTTATTGGACTTCGTGAAAAGTCTAAAAACCTTGATGTTGTAAAAGAAGCATTGGAAGCTAATAGCTTTGTACCAGAGTACACTAGCTTTGATGCTGACAAAATGGAAGGTTCTTACACTCGCTTCCCTGAGCGTTCTGAACTTCCAGCTGAAATTAACGAACAACTTATCGTTGAGTTCTACTCTCGTTAA
- a CDS encoding aldose epimerase family protein, translated as MQIRRENVHNNWKQFTLINDRDMEVSILNYGGIITRIITPDRNEQKRNIVARYKNLDDYIENPLYLGAIIGRVAGRIQNGSFSIGDKEIQLQANEGYHVLHGGKSGFHQILWDVTTIEKPDYVGIRLTYTSKENESDFPGNVNVAITYYLDNQNELTIDYNAISDKQTPITLTNHSYFNLSGDLEQTIHEHEMTLDSDQFLELDEELIPTGEMVDVDMTPFDFRSGRCLSIGLNNDFYQNKIVGSGYDHFFLFNHEKKHVVNMVEPRSGRQLFISTNQPGMVMYTSNSVDSSQQFYEGEAKKYIAVCFETQGSPASLHHDNLETILLEANQPYQKTTTFQFGVI; from the coding sequence ATGCAAATTCGTAGAGAAAATGTACATAATAATTGGAAACAATTTACATTAATTAACGATCGTGACATGGAAGTTTCTATATTAAATTATGGAGGGATTATTACACGTATTATAACGCCAGATAGGAATGAACAGAAAAGAAATATTGTTGCACGATATAAAAATTTAGATGATTATATCGAGAATCCATTATATCTTGGGGCGATAATTGGTAGAGTGGCAGGAAGAATTCAAAATGGTAGTTTTTCCATAGGAGATAAAGAAATTCAATTACAAGCCAACGAAGGTTATCATGTGCTTCATGGTGGGAAGAGTGGATTTCATCAGATCTTATGGGATGTAACAACAATTGAAAAACCGGACTATGTAGGAATTCGACTAACTTATACAAGTAAAGAGAATGAAAGTGATTTTCCAGGTAATGTGAATGTAGCTATTACGTACTATTTGGATAATCAAAATGAATTAACAATTGATTATAATGCAATAAGTGATAAGCAGACTCCGATTACATTGACGAATCACTCGTATTTTAATTTAAGTGGAGATCTAGAACAAACCATACATGAACATGAGATGACATTGGACAGTGATCAGTTTCTGGAACTAGATGAAGAATTGATTCCAACAGGAGAAATGGTAGATGTAGATATGACACCATTTGATTTTCGAAGCGGACGTTGTCTGAGTATTGGCTTAAACAACGATTTCTATCAGAATAAGATTGTTGGATCGGGATATGATCACTTTTTTCTATTTAATCATGAAAAAAAACATGTCGTGAATATGGTTGAACCTAGAAGTGGCAGGCAGCTCTTTATTTCTACTAATCAACCAGGGATGGTCATGTATACATCAAATTCGGTAGATTCTAGTCAGCAATTTTATGAAGGCGAGGCAAAGAAATACATTGCCGTGTGTTTTGAAACTCAGGGGAGCCCTGCATCTTTACACCATGATAACCTTGAAACAATTCTATTAGAAGCGAATCAGCCTTATCAAAAAACAACAACATTCCAGTTTGGGGTAATTTAG
- a CDS encoding queuosine precursor transporter, whose product MYIYFSAIFVGLLLLSNILSVKLFEMGSFILPSAAIVYVITYLMTDVIGEVYGKAAARKTVLAGFLTQIIAMIFIYISIQLPPAPDFHAQAEFEQILGGSFRLIFASLASYVISQNLNVSIFHWFKHKHGKKKLWLRNNLATMSSQFIDTVLFITIAFWGIVPTNVLLGMIVSQYIWKCLVALLDTPFAYILVKWTRKKEGNNPDYVIKAS is encoded by the coding sequence ATGTATATTTATTTTAGTGCAATCTTTGTAGGATTGTTATTACTATCAAATATTCTTTCAGTTAAGTTATTTGAAATGGGAAGTTTTATACTCCCAAGTGCAGCTATCGTTTATGTTATTACATATCTAATGACAGATGTTATTGGAGAGGTTTATGGTAAGGCTGCAGCAAGGAAAACCGTCCTAGCTGGTTTTCTTACGCAAATAATTGCAATGATATTTATTTACATTTCTATACAATTACCACCTGCACCTGATTTTCATGCACAAGCAGAATTTGAACAAATTCTAGGTGGAAGTTTTCGACTTATATTTGCTAGCTTGGCTTCGTATGTTATAAGTCAAAATTTAAATGTATCTATATTTCATTGGTTTAAACATAAACATGGTAAGAAAAAATTATGGTTACGAAATAATTTAGCAACAATGTCTAGTCAGTTTATAGACACTGTATTATTTATTACCATTGCATTCTGGGGAATTGTACCAACAAATGTACTGCTAGGTATGATTGTTTCTCAATATATTTGGAAATGTCTTGTTGCATTATTGGATACACCATTTGCTTATATTTTGGTTAAATGGACCAGAAAAAAAGAAGGAAATAATCCAGATTATGTGATAAAAGCATCTTAA
- the queF gene encoding preQ(1) synthase: MVGRDENELQDVQLLGSQGTTYDFNYTPEVLEVFDNKHVSRDYFVKFNCPEFTTLCPKTNQPDFGTIYISYIPDIKMVESKSLKLYLFSFRNHGDFHEDCINIIMNDLIDLMNPRYIEVRGKFTPRGGISIDPYCNYGRPGTKFEQMADQRLIQHDMYPEKIDNR; encoded by the coding sequence ATGGTGGGAAGAGATGAAAATGAACTACAAGATGTTCAGTTGTTAGGAAGTCAAGGGACTACTTATGATTTTAATTACACACCGGAAGTGTTAGAGGTTTTTGATAACAAACATGTATCACGTGATTATTTTGTTAAATTTAATTGTCCAGAATTCACTACGTTGTGTCCAAAGACAAATCAGCCTGATTTTGGGACTATTTATATTAGCTATATTCCAGATATTAAAATGGTCGAAAGTAAATCATTAAAATTGTACTTGTTTAGTTTTAGGAACCATGGGGATTTTCATGAGGACTGCATTAATATTATTATGAATGACTTAATTGATTTAATGAATCCAAGATATATTGAGGTTCGTGGAAAATTTACTCCACGTGGCGGTATTTCCATTGATCCATATTGTAATTATGGTCGACCAGGCACAAAATTTGAGCAAATGGCGGATCAACGACTTATCCAACATGATATGTATCCGGAAAAAATAGATAATCGATAG
- a CDS encoding SDR family NAD(P)-dependent oxidoreductase — translation MFKDKVVLITGAAGGIGLEAAKAYAHEGAKLALVDLKNEALEKAASEIETEEILLITANVGKEEDVKNYVDRTKEQYGKIDIFINNAGINGQFKNIIEQTKENFSNVFDVNVMGVFFGMKYVLQVMKLQKSGVVINTASNGGLLGAPGMSAYVASKHAVIGLNKTAALEMAEYGVRVNAVAPSGVNTEMMRSIEKNAMGDKAEEARAQFEASVPMNRYATAGEIANLMLFLSSDKASFISGSYYRIDGGQGATSV, via the coding sequence ATGTTTAAAGATAAAGTCGTTTTAATAACCGGCGCGGCCGGAGGGATAGGTTTAGAGGCTGCAAAAGCATATGCGCATGAGGGAGCAAAATTGGCACTAGTAGACCTTAAAAATGAAGCATTAGAAAAGGCTGCTAGTGAGATCGAGACCGAAGAAATTTTACTAATTACAGCTAATGTTGGAAAAGAAGAAGATGTAAAAAACTATGTGGATAGAACAAAAGAACAATATGGAAAAATAGATATATTTATTAATAATGCAGGTATCAATGGTCAATTCAAAAATATCATAGAACAGACAAAAGAGAATTTTAGTAATGTATTTGATGTTAACGTTATGGGTGTATTTTTTGGAATGAAGTATGTACTACAAGTAATGAAACTACAAAAATCTGGTGTAGTCATTAACACTGCATCTAATGGTGGGTTACTAGGAGCACCGGGTATGAGTGCATATGTTGCTTCTAAACACGCTGTAATAGGGTTAAATAAAACAGCGGCACTAGAAATGGCGGAATATGGTGTACGCGTAAATGCCGTTGCACCTTCAGGAGTTAACACAGAAATGATGCGAAGTATTGAGAAGAATGCAATGGGTGACAAGGCGGAAGAGGCTAGAGCTCAATTTGAAGCATCTGTCCCAATGAATCGTTATGCTACAGCTGGGGAGATTGCCAACCTCATGTTATTCTTATCTTCAGATAAAGCTTCATTTATTAGTGGTTCGTATTATCGAATCGATGGAGGTCAAGGGGCGACCTCTGTATAA
- a CDS encoding IclR family transcriptional regulator — translation MSVKSAKRALDILDLLAKHTNGLTIKNIGDKLELPQSSTFNLLKTLHSEGYVRQDSMKLYYLGEKLIPLGTSALESLDIHTVAKPYLADLMKAVKETVFMAMLSKDELVYIAKMDADRSIRTTAQPGYKKPIYCTGLGKTFLAFMPETEKNSLLNHITLEKITANTITDRSQLEEQLQLFQKQGYSIDDEENEEGLYCLAAPIFDSQRQLLAAVSVAGPKDRMLKQKETVITNLRDTAKLISNGMGYV, via the coding sequence GTGTCTGTTAAATCTGCTAAGCGTGCTTTGGACATTCTTGACTTATTAGCAAAACATACTAACGGTCTAACCATTAAAAACATCGGCGACAAGTTAGAATTACCACAAAGCAGTACGTTTAATCTTTTAAAAACATTACATAGTGAAGGATACGTACGACAGGATAGCATGAAACTATATTACTTAGGTGAAAAGTTAATACCTCTAGGAACAAGTGCTTTAGAATCACTAGATATTCACACGGTTGCAAAACCTTATTTAGCCGATCTAATGAAAGCGGTTAAGGAAACTGTATTTATGGCGATGTTATCTAAAGATGAGTTAGTGTATATTGCAAAAATGGATGCTGACCGGTCGATACGAACAACGGCACAACCCGGATATAAAAAGCCAATATATTGTACCGGACTTGGCAAAACATTCTTAGCTTTTATGCCTGAAACAGAGAAAAACAGCTTATTAAATCACATAACATTAGAGAAAATCACTGCAAATACAATTACCGATAGATCTCAATTAGAAGAACAACTGCAATTATTTCAGAAACAAGGATACAGTATTGATGATGAAGAAAATGAAGAAGGTCTCTACTGTTTAGCTGCTCCCATCTTTGATAGTCAAAGACAGCTTTTAGCAGCCGTAAGTGTGGCAGGTCCAAAAGATAGAATGCTAAAACAAAAAGAAACAGTTATTACAAACTTAAGAGATACAGCCAAACTTATTTCAAATGGTATGGGATATGTTTAA